The following coding sequences lie in one Lemur catta isolate mLemCat1 chromosome 11, mLemCat1.pri, whole genome shotgun sequence genomic window:
- the TMED4 gene encoding transmembrane emp24 domain-containing protein 4 isoform X1 yields MAGVGARLLPVMGWPALLLLALCTAGTQGLYFHIGETEKRCFIEEIPDETMVIGNYRTQMWDKQKEVFLPSTPGLGMHVEVKDPDSKVVLSRQYGSEGRFTFTSHTPGDHQICLHSNSTKMALFAGGKLRVHLDIQVGEHANNYPEIAAKDKLTELQLRARQLLDQVEQIQKEQDYQRYREERFRLTSESTNQRVLWWSIAQTVILILTGIWQMRHLKSFFEAKKLV; encoded by the exons ATGGCAGGTGTCGGAGCCAGGCTGTTGCCTGTGATGGGGTGGCCGGCGCTGCTGCTCCTCGCGCTGTGCACCGCGGGCACCCAGGGGCTCTACTTTCACATCGGCGAGACCGAGAAGCGCTGCTTCATCGAGGAAATCCCCGACGAGACCATGGTCATCG GCAACTATCGCACCCAGATGTGGGATAAGCAGAAGGAGGTCTTTCTGCCCTCAACCCCTGGCTTGGGCATGCATGTGGAAGTGAAGGACCCTGACAGCAAG GTGGTGCTGTCGCGGCAGTACGGCTCTGAGGGCCGCTTCACGTTTACCTCCCACACTCCTGGTGACCATCAGATCTGCCTGCACTCCAACTCTACCAAGATGGCTCTCTTTGCTGGTGGCAAACTG cGTGTGCACCTGGACATTCAGGTTGGGGAGCACGCTAACAACTACCCTGAGATTGCTGCTAAGGATAAGCTGACTGAGCTGCAGCTCCGTGCCCGCCAATTGCTTGATCAAGTGGAACAGATTCAGAAGGAGCAAGATTACCAAAGG TATCGTGAAGAACGCTTCCGACTGACCAGCGAGAGCACCAACCAGAGGGTCCTGTGGTGGTCCATTGCTCAGACCGTCATCCTCATCCTCACTGGCATCTGGCAGATGCGTCACCTCAAGAGCTTCTTTGAGGCCAAGAAGCTGGTGTAG
- the TMED4 gene encoding transmembrane emp24 domain-containing protein 4 isoform X2, translated as MWDKQKEVFLPSTPGLGMHVEVKDPDSKVVLSRQYGSEGRFTFTSHTPGDHQICLHSNSTKMALFAGGKLRVHLDIQVGEHANNYPEIAAKDKLTELQLRARQLLDQVEQIQKEQDYQRYREERFRLTSESTNQRVLWWSIAQTVILILTGIWQMRHLKSFFEAKKLV; from the exons ATGTGGGATAAGCAGAAGGAGGTCTTTCTGCCCTCAACCCCTGGCTTGGGCATGCATGTGGAAGTGAAGGACCCTGACAGCAAG GTGGTGCTGTCGCGGCAGTACGGCTCTGAGGGCCGCTTCACGTTTACCTCCCACACTCCTGGTGACCATCAGATCTGCCTGCACTCCAACTCTACCAAGATGGCTCTCTTTGCTGGTGGCAAACTG cGTGTGCACCTGGACATTCAGGTTGGGGAGCACGCTAACAACTACCCTGAGATTGCTGCTAAGGATAAGCTGACTGAGCTGCAGCTCCGTGCCCGCCAATTGCTTGATCAAGTGGAACAGATTCAGAAGGAGCAAGATTACCAAAGG TATCGTGAAGAACGCTTCCGACTGACCAGCGAGAGCACCAACCAGAGGGTCCTGTGGTGGTCCATTGCTCAGACCGTCATCCTCATCCTCACTGGCATCTGGCAGATGCGTCACCTCAAGAGCTTCTTTGAGGCCAAGAAGCTGGTGTAG